The following is a genomic window from Chania multitudinisentens RB-25.
AAGATTACGCTGCAATAGTTTTATTAACGTTTTCATGTAATGAGTAATCGAATTACTCTCAAAGAATTATTATCAAAGGCCAGAAAAACAAATAAAAACCATTATATTCATTAGTATCAGCGACATGGGGTTTAACAAATAATACTAAATTAACTTAAACACCTCATTAATTATTAAAAAACACTAACAAAGTTAATAAATTATTCATTAAACATGAAAAATATTACAAGAATTATCCTAGAATTATAAGGGGGTTTATTTTCACGAATTCCATCGATAACAATATGGGGTGATAAAATATCAGGTGCTAAACTACCCTCACAAAAAATAAAAATAGTATGGCTCGTATTTTTTGATGAGGCAAAAATAAAAATAGAGAGTTGAAAATACAGACAACTCCTAACTTTTCGATAAGATATATTTTCTAATCAAAATGGATATTTAATATGATAAATATGGAAAGCAAGAAAATATTATTACAATGCCCATGTGAATTTATGCGTCTTGGAATCATGGGGCTATTAGACACCCCTTATTCGGATGAAGATAACGACACAGTGATCAATGTCAGCAGCCTAGAAAAAGCTGAGGATGTCTTAATCACTATTTTCGACTTTGATATTATTATCTTGACAATAAACAGTATGTATTATAATGCCGCAGAGCTTATCTATATGTTGAGTTATCGTATCCCTATTCATCACCCGGACAGCAAAATTATTATCCTTACAGAAGATAAATGCATTAAGGCTATAAAGCGTCATTTAAAAGGGCTGGGTAATATTGGCATAATTTTGGAAGCGAACGAATCTGTTGAAAAAATACAGTCTGAGTTGTCATTCACCAGCCACTCTAATAAAAAATCAAACAAATCAATCGCTAGAATGACCTGTGTACTCTCAATGCGAGAGTTGACAATATTAAAAAAATTATTAAGTGGTAAAAGCATCACTCAGGTCGCTAAAGAGTTAGCGATAAATTATAAAACCGTCAGTCATTATAAACGTTCAGCGATGAACAAACTGGGTATAAGGACATTGCATCCATTGTTTATTTAATTTTAAAAATCAATCAGTTAAATTAACAATCAATATTTCTTGAGTAAATATTAATGAGAAATTTTACTGATTTTTAAACATTCACTATAGGCTTAGTTATTCTTTATGGCTTAACAAATTTTCACTTATGAATAACACCAGAGCATTTTTTATTAACCTTACCATTTTACATACGGAAAGAGATTGTAATGGACGGACTTCTCATGACGCGCCTGCCAAAAATTCATCAGATGAAAACATTTCTGAGAATAATCGAATGCGGTAGCATTCGTGCAGCAGCGGTAGAACTCAAACAAACTCAGCCAGGTGTCACGAGAGCGATAAAAGAACTCGAGAAAACATTAGGCTGCCCACTATTTATTCGAGGCAGTCGTGGCATTGTCCTCACCGAAATGGGGCGTGTTTTCGAAAGCCGTGCGCAACTTATCATGAAAGAGTTGGAACGGGCAAT
Proteins encoded in this region:
- a CDS encoding helix-turn-helix transcriptional regulator, coding for MINMESKKILLQCPCEFMRLGIMGLLDTPYSDEDNDTVINVSSLEKAEDVLITIFDFDIIILTINSMYYNAAELIYMLSYRIPIHHPDSKIIILTEDKCIKAIKRHLKGLGNIGIILEANESVEKIQSELSFTSHSNKKSNKSIARMTCVLSMRELTILKKLLSGKSITQVAKELAINYKTVSHYKRSAMNKLGIRTLHPLFI